The Silurus meridionalis isolate SWU-2019-XX chromosome 6, ASM1480568v1, whole genome shotgun sequence genome contains the following window.
TGAAGTCCATGTGTGCACCGTTACATGTTTTGGATATTGGTTGCGGCACCTCTGCACTGGGGCCCAGTATCTACATACACTCCAAAAGTGCAGTAGCGGTCACGTGTGCAGATATCTCTCCAGTGGCGGTGCGGTTAATGCAGGAACATGCTAAAAGTACACCGGCGCAACCCTGCAATCCAGCCTCCACCCTGATCTTCAGAGAAATGGACTGCACAGAGCTGGAAGGACACTTTGAGCCCAGGAGCCTGGCCTTGATAGTAGATAAAGGGACAACAGATGCATTGTTGAGGTCTAAGGAAGGACGAGTAAAAGCTGGTCAAATTGTTCGCCAGTCTTTAGCTGTGCTGAGACACTCGGGGAGCCTGTTGCAGTTTTCAGATGAAGATCCTGATGCCAGGCTGCTTTGGCTGGAGAAGGAGAGTCAAGGCTCAGAGGTGGCAGCTGTTGTATCAGTACATGAAGTCAGAGAATTAAGAGGGGTCACATATTTCTGTTATCAAATTTCTCCTCATGCAGCCCAGTAATGACACCTTGTACTTTGTGTGTTATGCGACTGATTTTGCTTTGAGTAATTACATGTCTGCATACATTATATTAGTGTCCACTGTGTTCGTTCTTTTGGTCATGATCACTATGCACAATGCAAAAACAATGTCTGCACCTTGGCATTTGTGAAACACCTCAATTACCAGAACAAATTTCATTCATCACTTTAAAGGATGCATTGCTATTATTGagaatgtaacattttatttgtaatttgcaCAAGTGCCAAGTTAAAACAACATTCTTACAAAATATAACCCCATATCTTACTTTACCAGACGCAAATACAGCCAATATTGTATGCATACAAATCAAGGTTGTGAATTATAtggcaaataaaatacaagaaTTAGAAGACATTTTAGACAATACAATGGTATTCTCATAAAATACCACAAATAAAAGCCTGAGATAATTGAGAACAAAgaaagttttctgtttttcaagttctaagtgttaaaaaaaagtgatagaAATGCACAATGGCACATTATAAAATTGAAGCAAGTTCCCATTTAGTTTGAACTGATTTGGTATTTCAAAGAAAATCACTGTTTCCACCATCAAGCATCGCACTACTGCTTGTTTTTCAGTATCTGTAAGGCCATTTAGGATTTTGCGGAGTGTATGGGTTATACTGGtgccttgtgtgtttttgcctcaTCACACAGTTGTTCCTTGACCAGGAGGGGGCAGCAGAAGCTGTTCTGCCATTACCACCATGATGAGCGTTGTAGTTCCCACCTTGAACcaaaaatgagaaaactcaGTGAACATAATAcagaacataaaacaacaattgtATAATCATAGACTCTAAACACAAGGATGCGCTAGAACACAAAGGAGATCGATGGTAAAAGGTTATAGATACTTTACCATTATAGGTTCTGTTCTCAAAGCTGATGTAACCAGAGCAGAACTGGGTGTGTGTAGGTAATCGGTTCTCATAAAAATGGGGTCCAAAGCCATCATACTGCAGTTGTTGTTGCCAGGATAGGACTGAAAAGATACATAAAAGTTAAACTACAATGCATATTCTTTATATACATAGGTCTCGTTCAAATTATATTACTTGACAGAGTCATTAACAGATTTTAGCTACATTTGAAAGAATTAACTTTATCATACTActcatatttattattcatagaCTTCTGACAGTTGTCGGTATAGGTAAAGCCATTAGATCAGTGTACAAGCCATTTCATATTTTATGTCATTATGAGGGCCTGCTGCAGAAATTCCAAATAGTGTCTAGAGAACAGGTTATTGTAGTATTATCTTCTACATAGTCACTTCATGGCTAGGTACGGGAGACTAGAGTGTGGTTTTTTAAGAGGATATGCAGCATGTACACAAATGCTTTCCAGGTTGAATGATTTTTAGAAATCAACTTAAACGTGGTATGTTCTTTTGAAACTGTACAACAGATTTGTAGGGACTCTGCTGCAGCTCTTTAGGCTGTTTCACAATGATGTTCAGATTGTAGCAAAAGGTGCTGTGTAGATAAAACTCATCTACACTATAGTTGTGTTTagaattattcaacccccactgaaattgattgttttggtcagtttgacattgattatgatcattcagtcatcctgcttacaattaaatcaaagaggcacgtgtaggtcagacaaatataacataacatttataatgaaataaccacaaatgtcttttctgagctcacatcattatcagttttattcaacccccaagtgacattcaatcttagtacttagtacaacatccttttacagttataacagcttttaaacgtgaagcatagcttgacacaagtgtcttgcagcgatctacgggtatcttcgcccattcatcatgggcaaaagcctccagttcagtcacattcttaggcttgcgcactgcaactgctttctttaagtcccaccagaggttctcaatcggatttaagtctggtgactgcgatggccacttcaaaatgttccagcctttaatctgcaaccatgctctagtggacttggaggtatgcttgggatcattgtcctgttgaaaggtccaacgtcttccaagcctcaggtttgtgacggactgcatcacattgtcatccaatatctcctggtactgaagagaattcatggtaccttgcacacgctgaagcttcccagtacctgcagaagcaaaacagccccaaagcatgattgaccccccgccatgcttcacagtaggcaaggtgttcttttcttcataggccttgttcttcctcctccaaacatagcgttgatccatgggcccaaacagttctaattttgtttcatcagtccacagaacactatcccaaaacttctgtggtttgtccacatgacttttggcatactgcagtcgactcttcttattctttggggacagcaagggggtgcgcctgggagttctggcatggaggccttcattacgcagggtgcgccgtattgtctgagcagaaacttcagtacccacatctgacaaatcttttctcagttcctcagcagtcacacggggacttttctccactctacgcttcaggtagtgcacagcagtcgaagtcagcatcttctttctgccacgaccaggtagcgtttcaacagtgccctttgccttgaatttgcgaatgatgcttcctatggtgtctcttggtatgtttaacatctttgcaatcttcttatagccattgcccttcctgtgaagagtaatcacctgttctcttgtcttcctggaccattctcttgacctcaccatgtttgtaaccacaccagtaaatgtctagaaggagctgagtatcacagtcattttaaagctgcctaattggtgcttattaggctttattgctgctccctgatatccacaggtgttttcaatacctgattgaaaacacttcattgaacctctgttcttcagagtggtagtctttaaggggttgaataattatttcaatgaagaattcacaaaagaaacatttactactgtattacaaaactaattgatgtcattttagttgcatatggttctttaagaagtccttgtaggatttcattctgaaaattaaaaatttctatctatctatgaatacaattacaaatgtacactaaattccctaaaaccatttacagcattgggggttgaataattttgaacacaactgtatacagGCAGGCAAACAAATCGTAATAAAAGCACAGATTCAGAATTTTACCTCCACAATGACCAGAATCTGCTACGATTCGATTTGGAGCCTGCTTGTAATCCAGCATCCATGTCTTGCTCTGGTCTATAGAAGAATAAAGAAGATTACTGATAGAGAGTGGCCCAAAAAAAGTGCattacagtaatatatatatatatatatatatatatatatatatatatatatatatatatatatatacacacacacacacacacacacacacacacacacacacacacacacacaccgttatTTTCAAAGCTGCACAGCACAAGATAGGCACGACTTAGCCATCAATGCGGTAAAATCCGAATctgattttctttatatttagcATTACTTGTGAATGTGAATCAGATTATATTAtacaacataaataaaaccgatttttttttgtttatttaaagtacAGCAAACCATtccaaataagtaaataattgtGGTTTTATCAGGAACATGAAATGAGTCCCAAAAGAAATCTTTGAGGCTTGTTTAACTTACCTGGAGCTACAGGGACTGGCAGCTCTACACCCCAGGCCTGAGCAGCATGAGCCAGTAGCAAACATGTGATCTGACGATGAACCAAAGCATTCCAGTGAACCCCATCATGCATGCGGTGCTGGAGGCTAAACCGGAAGAGATAGTGAAGGTCTAGAACGTCCAGCCCGTACGCATGTGCCAGCTTTGCACCATAGAAATTTGCCTCAATCACATCATAGCGCAGAGTTGGGCCCATGTCCTGAATCTGAAATGTGGAGAAATCTTGATCTGGTTACTGATCTGAATGAATCAGCCACATAGAAATTACTTTTAGTAATTCAGTTTAACACAACACTTCTTTAGTGTATGCTGCCAATATAACACAGTTTAGAGTATTCTAACTCCCACCTCAGGCACCAGAAAGCCTCCTATGATCTTCTTGCCAAGTGGCATGGTCATGTTCCACACCACAAGGCTTTCCTCTGGCAGAACAGCCTTCAGCTGCACAAAAAATTTATTAAGGTTCTCCTTGTAGTCTGGGATCCACTTACGGTTGTATCTGAGCAGCAAAACAAAGAACAGATTTAAATATGGACACAATAGATGCATAGATGGTTGCTAGAATAGCTATAATCTAGTAGGAAAACCTCCTTTATTCTTTCTGAGCTTTAGGTCAGTTTTAGATGATCAACCTCACCCTTCACACTGTTACCTTGATACATCCCAAACACAAGAGTTGACAATGACCACATCTGGCTTCAGGCCATGTTGGAAGTCAGCAAGGATGCTCTCCATGTAGCGAGAGAAGACCCTTGTGATGAAGTAGAACCGGACAAGGTGATGGTCGGTGCAATATTGACGAACCTCTTGGTACTCTGTGCCATTGCTCATATGACCCAGTTTTCCACCTTCAACTAAAGAATCCTTTTCAAAGGACAGCTCTCCCTGCAGAAAGGGGTGAAAATCATTAAATCAACATTGCTGGTTTTTTAGTTATttgacaaatgcaaaaaaaaaaaaagatttctcaaATTTAAGAAACAACGTTCCAAAGTCATAACTATCAAGTTATACAAGTTATATAAAGGCTGCGTTTGATAggttaatcaaataaaatgaaacaaaggGGGTGTGGGGTCATTATCCAAGAACTCCATGTAGCACAAAAAAcaccacatctctctctctctctctctctctcactcactcactcactcactcactcactcacacacacacacacacacacacacatatatacacacatacatatatatatatatatatatatatatatatatatatatatatatatatatatatatatatgtgtgtgtgtgtatgtatatgtgagtgagagagagagagagagagagagagagagagagagagagagttttttttttttaaaccattaatGTAATCAAGATACAATAAAAAGCTTGATAGGTCAGGCTGTGAAAGAAATGTACATCCCTATATAGACCAGGTCCAACCAAAAGTGCCCTGATCTGGCTTTCCACAAACTGCTATGAAAAAGTTATGATACGTTCTAGATTTAAGACTTTCATTTAGAAGAATTAATATGGCCAAACATTAAGCTTGGAGTGGAACTAGAGTGGTCTGAGCAGAACCCTGACCTGAACTTTTAatgcagactgcaccccaggcctcctcatcctacaccagtacctgactttactaatgctcttgtagctgaataagcacaaatcccaATAGCCATACTGCAAAACAATCTGATTCATCTGTATACAAACTTTTATAGTGCATTTTATAAAAGAGCATTTGAAAACTTAGCTTGCAGCTGTGATTAATTGAGTTTTAAACCAAGTTTTAAGTCTCCATCATAAGATATTAATGTAAGGCTTAACCTACAGACACCAagcacacaaatacactacatatagacgacacaaaaaaaaaaaaaaaaaaaaaaaaaaaaaagcatacctTGCTTTTGAGCTGGGATAACGACAGGTAAGAGTCTCTTTGCAAAAGCAACACCAGGTCTTTGTACACAGACCGTTGaactaaagagaaaaacacGTGTTTAGCAGCTACATGCTGTAGGATCATAACTGTATAATTTGGTGTGCACAATTAATACTCACTTGAATCCCCGAGCACGACAACAAATTTGTTATGGAGAAGTTGACTGGCTTGACTATGACTTACAGTCCTTGTCCAGGCCTCTCGCATCTTGGCAGCAGTAAACGAGCAGTCAAATATAACTAACTTACTACTAGGATGGCAATGATTTAATGTCGGTAAGACGCCTGTAGCTTCAGATGAGCGCAAAATGATGCCAGTTAAGTTTTTCGTTTCCAATTGAATGTGCTGAAGCACATCTACAGGTAGATTCAGCAACCTCGTAAACTCCAATGCTACTTATATAGTCTTGataaaaaggggggaaaaaccTTCCCCTAAATTAATTGACTCTATGCTCTTATTTTATTGATGGAATCAAGTTACTCAGTAAACCAGTGAATAGCGTTTATATCAGCCAAACGCTGCATCAAAGAAGTCCAACAAGACGTGTAAACGCAGCTGTCTTCCTGCAGGGAGCGCTGTTTATACAGCATTCAGTCaagtatttgttttataaaattgtacacatttacacacaataaaaaaaaagttaaatactAGAAATAATGCTGAAAAGGCGaaagtaaaaatacatttaatgacCAAAGTATTTTCTGAATGTTTACAATGTTTATGGTATATTCTGGAGACTACTTAATTCTGGAGACTGCACTGTGTTGTTCACTCAATTAACTAATTATCAGTGCTTCAGTTATATAAAAGgctattataaaatatgaaaaatcatgaacattcatataaaacaataggttttttttccgtgtataagaaatgtaaaatgagCTTTTAAAATACCTCTTAATCCCTTAAGCACATGGCTTGTAACAACCCTTTGCATAACAATGTCATTTAACAATATAATCGATATATTAAAtcctgtttaaataaatgataaagtaGTTGTAGTTGAAGTACAgtaattaaagaataaatcatGACATGGTATGTTATCAGAGGTAAACAATCAATACCAGCTTGATGTAAAATTTAATCTGAATGTCATTTGCCAGTGTTTTATCccgagatttatttattaacgtTAAATAAAAGCCCTCTAACAGAAAACgtattgattatatatatatatatatatatataaaaatttttatttatttatttatttatttggaacaCCTGTGCATCAACTAATTTATAGAGTTTTAACCAATCAGCCAATTACGTATCAGCAGCAATCATGCAGAGCCACGTCAAGAGcatcagttaatgttcacaaacATCAGGTGAACAGGTGAGATCTGTGACTATAAAATCAACATTATTGCTAGTGCCAGATAGGCTGGTCAGAGTATTTACTACATAgattttctctcacacacacacacacacacacacccccacccaCCCCCTTTCTAGAGTTTTAACAGAacaagagtaaaaaaaacaaataataaatatcgtCACTTCAGGGTCTGTAGACTTCAACATTTAGGGACAGAGAAATCAGAGGAGAATGACTGGTCTGAGCTGAGACAGAAAGTGTTCATGATAGGAATACTTCATACCCAGActttacaaccatggtgagcagaaaggCATCTCCAGAAGAATCTCAAGTGTATTCCAATAAGCAAGTGCACAGCTGGAGGACTAAATGTACTAAAATGTACatgtgtactgtataatatatgcAGAATAGGTTTGTACTTGCAAAGCCTGAACTATTTTCCCAGCCAATTGctgctcattttctttttaaaatgttgtccGTCTGTCtctttaaataataatctgatatgttttaaaaaaactgcCCACACCACAAAACAAgattgaacatttttttatattttggctTTAAACAGGTATaattaaagggttttttttcttgaaatgaacaactaataaatgacaaaaaccaaaagtaaaaaaaaaaaaaaaaacattgttagaACAGGTTGTACATATGTAATGGTAAATTTCTGAACAAATTAAGTGAATTTCAGAGCATCTAAATTTACTCTAACCAATCATAATgcaggagacagacagagatcaAGAATGTACTCAGCAGCTGAAGCTGTCAACCAGATGTTTTGAGTTCCATGGTCCTGCATTGTTGGCTATGAACTGCTGGATCACCACAGCTTTGGCCTTCTGGTACAAGTCGGCAGcaatctataaaaataaagatgcatttaaaatttaaaagaaagaaatccaaacttaaataaataaattgatatgATCATCATAAGTCAGTTTCTGGTTGCACATTGATCTTAAATATATACTTAGAAATCTAACCTAACCTATATCCAGAATTTTCTATACCTTTGCATTATGGTAGTTTGCAAAGGACAGAAGCTCCTGTTGACCAGAAAGCTTTGCAACTTTTTTGAAGCTGAAGAACTGTGCTCTTTTGCATAATCTACTAGAGAACCCAGGTCCACTTACAAAAGGAGAgctgaaaaaaagcaaacattttcaAAAGGACAAT
Protein-coding sequences here:
- the cskmt gene encoding citrate synthase-lysine N-methyltransferase CSKMT, mitochondrial isoform X1 — encoded protein: MMLLLSRFSLVKSLRKVSARRWHHTSLTNDLINNMDKKATWDRFYTENSRGGQFKNFEWFFGFQSVQDYILPQLKSMCAPLHVLDIGCGTSALGPSIYIHSKSAVAVTCADISPVAVRLMQEHAKSTPAQPCNPASTLIFREMDCTELEGHFEPRSLALIVDKGTTDALLRSKEGRVKAGQIVRQSLAVLRHSGSLLQFSDEDPDARLLWLEKESQGSEVAAVVSVHEVRELRGVTYFCYQISPHAAQ
- the cskmt gene encoding citrate synthase-lysine N-methyltransferase CSKMT, mitochondrial isoform X2, encoding MDKKATWDRFYTENSRGGQFKNFEWFFGFQSVQDYILPQLKSMCAPLHVLDIGCGTSALGPSIYIHSKSAVAVTCADISPVAVRLMQEHAKSTPAQPCNPASTLIFREMDCTELEGHFEPRSLALIVDKGTTDALLRSKEGRVKAGQIVRQSLAVLRHSGSLLQFSDEDPDARLLWLEKESQGSEVAAVVSVHEVRELRGVTYFCYQISPHAAQ
- the fam113 gene encoding PC-esterase domain-containing protein 1A, with protein sequence MREAWTRTVSHSQASQLLHNKFVVVLGDSIQRSVYKDLVLLLQRDSYLSLSQLKSKGELSFEKDSLVEGGKLGHMSNGTEYQEVRQYCTDHHLVRFYFITRVFSRYMESILADFQHGLKPDVVIVNSCVWDVSRYNRKWIPDYKENLNKFFVQLKAVLPEESLVVWNMTMPLGKKIIGGFLVPEIQDMGPTLRYDVIEANFYGAKLAHAYGLDVLDLHYLFRFSLQHRMHDGVHWNALVHRQITCLLLAHAAQAWGVELPVPVAPDQSKTWMLDYKQAPNRIVADSGHCGVLSWQQQLQYDGFGPHFYENRLPTHTQFCSGYISFENRTYNGGNYNAHHGGNGRTASAAPSWSRNNCVMRQKHTRHQYNPYTPQNPKWPYRY